From a region of the Corallococcus coralloides DSM 2259 genome:
- a CDS encoding Sapep family Mn(2+)-dependent dipeptidase, translating into MRTRLLAALCLLAPSAALAAKDPRCAGKPAARAARFSDTALKGTSAAERYAAYVQACALDDVVALTQTLVRFKTVSSEAPAAKNPEIAAMGRALEAWAKQHGFGFRTVGENDVFELSWGEGEPLLGLVFHGDVVPAPAHEWKRAPFKPVVEKGRLYGRGVEDDKGPIASGLVALAMAKDLGLKPQGKVLVIIGNGEESDWNGMKNYADTQPKPTHVISVDSGYPVMAAQSGFVAWTLEAPVGTAPATPKEGTVARAVDVSAGEFLTQVPGTATLKLAPVKGQTPETVLAAVKAAIAQESSARKDLKAEAKREGHTVVLTTHGVAVHSSTADEGHNALWDVSAVASRLSLEDNGIAALLRVVAKRFDGDHHGEKLGLKYQDALMGPLLVAPTVLRVKDGTVSLGVNMRRPQGQDAAAFNASLDAAAKRVGEDSGGQVKEGAGRYLGDPHVADTSGPLVKTLMDIYQRQRKAPDAVPGSIRGGTYARLFPRAVDFGPAFPNEPYTGHAPDESIALETLDLSTRMLAEAVHTLAIAPASEVKAAP; encoded by the coding sequence ATGCGCACCCGCCTCCTCGCCGCCCTCTGTCTCCTGGCCCCCTCCGCCGCCCTCGCCGCCAAGGACCCGCGCTGCGCCGGCAAGCCCGCCGCCCGCGCCGCCCGCTTCTCCGACACCGCCCTGAAGGGCACCTCCGCCGCGGAGCGTTACGCCGCCTACGTCCAGGCCTGTGCACTGGATGACGTGGTGGCCCTCACCCAGACGCTCGTCCGCTTCAAGACCGTGAGCAGCGAAGCCCCCGCCGCGAAGAACCCGGAGATTGCCGCCATGGGCCGCGCCCTGGAGGCCTGGGCGAAGCAGCACGGCTTCGGCTTCCGCACCGTGGGAGAGAACGACGTCTTCGAGCTGTCCTGGGGTGAGGGCGAGCCGCTGCTGGGGCTCGTGTTCCACGGCGACGTCGTCCCCGCGCCCGCCCATGAGTGGAAGCGCGCGCCCTTCAAGCCGGTGGTGGAGAAGGGCCGCCTGTACGGCCGCGGCGTGGAGGACGACAAGGGCCCCATCGCCTCCGGGCTCGTCGCGCTGGCCATGGCGAAGGACCTGGGCCTCAAGCCCCAGGGCAAGGTGCTGGTCATCATCGGCAACGGCGAGGAGAGCGACTGGAACGGCATGAAGAACTACGCGGACACGCAGCCCAAGCCCACGCATGTCATCTCCGTGGACTCCGGCTACCCGGTGATGGCCGCGCAGTCCGGCTTCGTCGCATGGACGCTGGAGGCACCCGTGGGCACGGCCCCCGCCACGCCGAAGGAGGGCACCGTCGCGCGCGCCGTGGACGTGAGCGCGGGCGAGTTCCTCACCCAGGTGCCCGGCACCGCCACGCTGAAGCTCGCGCCCGTGAAGGGCCAGACGCCGGAGACGGTGCTCGCCGCCGTGAAGGCCGCCATCGCCCAGGAGTCCTCCGCGCGCAAGGACCTGAAGGCCGAGGCGAAGCGCGAGGGTCACACCGTGGTGCTCACCACCCACGGCGTGGCGGTGCACTCGTCCACCGCGGACGAGGGCCACAACGCGCTCTGGGACGTGTCCGCCGTGGCCTCGCGTCTGTCTTTGGAGGACAACGGCATCGCGGCGCTCCTGCGCGTGGTGGCGAAGCGCTTCGACGGCGACCACCACGGTGAAAAGCTGGGCCTGAAGTACCAGGACGCGCTGATGGGCCCGCTGCTCGTGGCGCCCACCGTGCTGCGCGTGAAGGACGGCACCGTGTCCCTGGGCGTCAACATGCGCCGGCCGCAGGGCCAGGACGCGGCGGCCTTCAACGCGTCGCTGGACGCCGCCGCGAAGCGCGTGGGCGAGGACTCCGGTGGCCAGGTGAAGGAGGGCGCCGGCCGCTACCTGGGCGACCCGCACGTGGCGGACACGTCCGGCCCGCTGGTGAAGACGCTGATGGACATCTACCAGCGGCAGCGCAAGGCGCCGGACGCGGTGCCCGGCTCCATCCGCGGCGGCACCTACGCGCGGCTCTTTCCTCGCGCCGTGGACTTCGGGCCCGCGTTCCCCAACGAGCCCTACACCGGCCACGCCCCGGACGAATCCATCGCGCTGGAGACGCTGGACCTGAGCACGCGCATGCTCGCGGAGGCCGTGCACACGCTCGCCATCGCGCCCGCGTCCGAGGTGAAGGCCGCGCCGTGA
- a CDS encoding AraC family transcriptional regulator: MTDRPEALEAQGADVLADVLDTLRLATRMHGRFELFAPWGLQFGTSPGAHIILVARGGARLEVEGVPGALVLSAGDLAVLPHGGGHTLRDAEDSPVHVLEHGACANARGKGSIRLGGDGERTTLVAASFQLGVAPRTLLFKELPRVIHLAADDAATAPSLASTVQLLLTESASSHPGATVIMSRLADILLVQALRAHIMKSEGSCRESGLRALADPQIGKALALIHERPEEPWTVESLASAVALSRSGFAARFSELVGEPPLEYLVGWRMIKAAQLLRESELPLSEVAPAIGYQSEASFNRAFKRWDGTAPGAYRRSHRRA; the protein is encoded by the coding sequence TTGACCGATCGTCCAGAGGCATTGGAGGCCCAGGGGGCGGATGTCCTGGCGGATGTCCTGGACACCCTGCGCCTGGCCACCCGGATGCACGGCCGCTTCGAGCTGTTCGCCCCATGGGGGCTCCAGTTCGGGACGTCCCCGGGCGCGCACATCATCCTCGTCGCGCGTGGTGGGGCCCGGCTGGAGGTGGAGGGCGTTCCGGGAGCCCTGGTGCTGAGCGCGGGGGACCTGGCGGTGCTGCCGCATGGCGGAGGCCACACGCTCCGCGACGCGGAGGACAGCCCCGTGCATGTCCTGGAGCACGGGGCCTGTGCGAACGCCCGTGGCAAGGGCTCCATCCGGCTGGGCGGCGACGGCGAGCGGACGACGCTGGTGGCGGCGTCGTTCCAACTGGGCGTCGCGCCGCGCACGCTCCTCTTCAAGGAACTGCCCCGCGTCATCCACCTGGCCGCGGACGACGCGGCGACGGCGCCGTCCCTGGCGTCCACGGTGCAGCTGCTGCTGACGGAGAGCGCGTCGTCGCACCCGGGCGCCACCGTCATCATGAGCCGGCTCGCGGACATCCTGCTGGTGCAGGCCCTGCGCGCGCACATCATGAAGTCGGAAGGTTCGTGCCGGGAGAGCGGGCTGCGGGCGCTGGCGGATCCGCAGATTGGCAAGGCGCTCGCGCTCATCCACGAGCGCCCCGAGGAGCCCTGGACGGTGGAGAGCCTCGCGTCCGCCGTGGCCCTGTCGCGGTCTGGCTTCGCCGCGCGCTTCAGTGAGCTCGTGGGAGAACCGCCGCTGGAGTACCTGGTGGGATGGCGGATGATCAAGGCCGCCCAGCTCCTGCGCGAAAGCGAGCTGCCCCTGAGCGAGGTCGCTCCGGCCATCGGCTACCAGAGCGAGGCGTCCTTCAACCGGGCCTTCAAGCGTTGGGACGGGACTGCTCCCGGCGCGTACCGGCGCAGCCACCGCCGGGCGTGA
- the msrA gene encoding peptide-methionine (S)-S-oxide reductase MsrA has translation MFFTSPKKLRLPTPQEALPGRPQEMPVPQKHTVLGTPLKGPVPEGFETAIFGMGCFWGVERKFWQVPGVYSTSVGYAGGLTPNPTYEEVCSGLTGHNEVVRVVYDPAKVTYAQLLKVFWENHDPTQGMRQGNDAGTQYRSGIYFANDAQKRAAEETRQTYQGALNAKGLGDITTEILPAPAYYYAEDYHQQYLQKNPGGYCGVGGTGVSCPIGVGVSA, from the coding sequence ATGTTCTTCACGTCCCCGAAGAAGTTGAGGCTCCCCACTCCGCAGGAGGCGCTGCCGGGCCGTCCGCAGGAGATGCCGGTTCCGCAGAAGCACACCGTGCTGGGCACCCCGCTGAAGGGGCCGGTGCCGGAGGGCTTTGAGACGGCCATCTTCGGCATGGGCTGCTTCTGGGGGGTGGAGCGCAAGTTCTGGCAGGTGCCGGGCGTGTACTCCACCTCGGTGGGCTACGCGGGCGGGCTGACGCCGAACCCCACGTACGAAGAGGTCTGCTCGGGGCTCACCGGCCACAACGAGGTCGTGCGAGTGGTGTACGACCCGGCGAAGGTCACGTACGCGCAGCTCCTGAAGGTCTTCTGGGAGAACCACGACCCGACGCAGGGCATGCGCCAGGGCAACGACGCGGGCACCCAGTACCGCTCCGGCATCTACTTCGCGAACGACGCGCAGAAGCGCGCCGCGGAGGAGACGCGCCAGACGTACCAGGGCGCGCTCAACGCGAAGGGCCTGGGCGACATCACCACGGAGATCCTCCCGGCGCCGGCCTACTACTACGCCGAGGACTACCACCAGCAGTACCTGCAGAAGAACCCGGGCGGCTACTGCGGCGTCGGCGGCACCGGCGTGAGCTGCCCGATTGGCGTGGGCGTCAGCGCCTGA
- a CDS encoding ATP-binding protein translates to MQEPDSHSVDEHARGGPRPSAAEFLRANHDVLLTDWQQAVFEHLGQQDSTRPPWLIDHLPELLTSLADAMELGPEALDERLEAAHAAARMDAGFNLGEVAQEYALLRRCILHRLEALEQRLRPGDLTRLEETLDRVVTRTMTFFWDMKQRILQTLDRMSEATLDGPDMETLLERLLTRQMEAALTVDTAAVMLLEGDALVVRAAVGLSTDEVKGLRVPVGQGVSGRAALERRPFFVRSTATDPRVLFGPLRRAGLRALYGLPLMDGERLLGMAYMGSRTAFAFSDADTLLFHAVAERASAHIAQVEMRAREHEARKEAERSLALLDSLLEAAPVGIAFQDHDLRYLRINSTLARINGHPVEAHQGRTLHEMVRGAAVVPIEQSLRQVLETGQPVQDALIEATNPAHGRPGAWRADYFPVRTPDGVLLGVGVTVVDITDHKRAEAALQQAIDFREELIAVLGHDLRNPLHAVNASAFMLGKTPGLDTTARRSVDRIRKATARMTRMINDILDFARSRLGGGIPVTRQHVNMEELCQGMLEELQVVYPERPLVLEVQGEDLWGDWDPDRVTQVLGNLVVNALQHARNDTPVVTTLTGEAVDVVMEVRNEGDPIPPELLPRLFDPFKQSSVPNEGRKHRSLGLGLYIVSEIVQVHRGSVRVESAAGDGTTFTVRWPRVPPPLGYLTP, encoded by the coding sequence ATGCAGGAGCCGGATTCACACTCCGTGGACGAGCATGCGCGCGGCGGCCCCCGCCCGTCCGCGGCGGAGTTCCTGCGCGCGAATCACGACGTGCTGCTGACGGACTGGCAGCAGGCGGTGTTCGAGCACCTGGGCCAGCAGGACTCCACCCGCCCGCCCTGGCTCATCGACCACCTGCCGGAGCTGCTCACCTCGCTGGCGGACGCGATGGAGCTGGGGCCGGAGGCGTTGGACGAGCGCCTGGAGGCGGCGCACGCGGCGGCCCGGATGGACGCGGGCTTCAACCTGGGCGAGGTGGCCCAGGAGTACGCGCTCCTGCGCCGCTGCATCCTCCACCGGCTGGAGGCGCTGGAGCAGCGGCTGCGGCCCGGAGACCTCACGCGGCTGGAGGAGACGCTCGACCGGGTGGTCACCCGGACGATGACGTTCTTCTGGGACATGAAGCAGCGCATCCTCCAGACGCTGGACCGCATGTCCGAGGCGACGCTGGACGGCCCGGACATGGAGACGCTCCTGGAGCGCCTGCTCACCCGGCAGATGGAGGCCGCGCTCACCGTGGACACGGCGGCGGTGATGCTCCTGGAGGGCGACGCGCTGGTGGTGCGCGCCGCGGTGGGCCTGAGCACGGACGAGGTGAAGGGCCTGCGCGTGCCGGTGGGCCAGGGCGTGAGCGGGCGGGCGGCGCTGGAGCGGCGGCCCTTCTTCGTCCGCTCGACCGCCACGGATCCGCGCGTCCTCTTCGGGCCGCTGCGCCGCGCGGGGCTGCGCGCGCTGTACGGCCTGCCGCTCATGGACGGCGAGCGGCTGCTGGGCATGGCGTACATGGGCTCGCGCACGGCCTTCGCCTTCTCCGACGCGGACACGCTGCTCTTCCACGCCGTCGCGGAGCGGGCCTCCGCGCACATCGCCCAGGTGGAGATGCGCGCGCGCGAGCACGAGGCGCGCAAGGAGGCCGAGCGGTCGCTGGCGCTGCTGGACTCGCTGCTGGAGGCCGCGCCCGTGGGCATCGCGTTCCAGGACCATGACCTGCGCTACCTGCGCATCAACAGCACGCTCGCGCGCATCAACGGCCACCCCGTGGAGGCGCATCAGGGCCGCACGCTGCACGAGATGGTCCGCGGCGCCGCCGTGGTGCCCATCGAGCAGTCGCTGCGGCAGGTGCTGGAGACGGGGCAGCCCGTGCAGGACGCGCTCATCGAAGCGACGAACCCCGCGCACGGCCGCCCGGGCGCGTGGCGCGCGGACTACTTCCCGGTGCGCACCCCGGACGGCGTGCTGCTGGGGGTGGGCGTCACGGTGGTGGACATCACCGACCACAAGCGCGCGGAGGCCGCGCTCCAGCAGGCCATCGACTTCCGCGAGGAGCTCATCGCCGTCCTGGGCCACGACCTGCGCAACCCCCTGCACGCGGTGAACGCGTCGGCGTTCATGCTGGGGAAGACCCCCGGGCTGGACACGACGGCGCGCCGCTCCGTGGACCGCATCCGCAAGGCCACCGCGCGGATGACGCGGATGATCAACGACATCCTCGACTTCGCGCGCAGCCGCCTGGGCGGAGGCATCCCGGTGACGCGCCAGCATGTGAACATGGAGGAGCTGTGCCAGGGCATGCTGGAGGAGCTCCAGGTCGTGTATCCGGAGCGGCCCCTCGTGCTGGAGGTGCAGGGGGAGGACCTGTGGGGGGACTGGGACCCGGACCGGGTGACGCAGGTGCTGGGCAACCTGGTGGTGAACGCGCTGCAACACGCGAGGAATGACACGCCCGTCGTCACCACGCTCACGGGCGAGGCCGTGGACGTGGTGATGGAGGTGCGCAACGAGGGCGACCCCATCCCGCCGGAGCTGCTGCCGCGCCTGTTCGACCCGTTCAAGCAATCGAGCGTGCCGAACGAGGGCCGCAAGCACCGCAGCCTGGGGCTGGGGCTCTACATCGTGAGTGAGATCGTCCAGGTGCACCGGGGCAGCGTCCGCGTGGAGAGCGCCGCCGGGGACGGCACGACCTTCACCGTGCGCTGGCCCCGCGTCCCGCCACCCCTGGGCTACCTGACGCCGTGA
- a CDS encoding FadR/GntR family transcriptional regulator, whose protein sequence is MGMGRGGLVAYVEAQIERDIALGRLHPSGQFGSEAKLARRYEVCRGTLREALRRLAARGLVVQHPGRKTRAVALDESLTLENLGLALHDASNPQARWLLEGYFSLKRQVLLELLADCCARASDLDLDRLGSTCFQLQDAARWEPGETCAQVEFELLRQAARVAARPGHVLLVQSLQRAFMGGAARLLPLMGGEALREWAFRVMTILHERDVQALQHELPALLKARDELVLNAFAPAPQAPAPSEAPCTQEDLLSPPMSATVRGDALETLPCAEERDLGAPASVPGQDESLKARLGVEEHGFDCLVATAEQYTSPEAIPGEAEQGPCHLATAAEENAALGVALSPHMEALFVTPHSGKPPSPVAPGLSACELQGECTKQSVADAALENPSNCRSGWGVASPEKGLQPEAPPPISVTQHA, encoded by the coding sequence ATGGGGATGGGACGGGGAGGACTCGTGGCCTATGTGGAGGCGCAAATCGAGCGCGACATCGCGCTGGGGCGGCTGCACCCGAGCGGGCAATTCGGCTCCGAAGCGAAGCTGGCGCGTCGCTATGAGGTGTGTCGGGGCACCCTCCGCGAGGCGCTGCGTCGGTTGGCGGCGCGGGGGCTGGTGGTGCAACACCCCGGGCGCAAGACGCGCGCGGTGGCGCTGGATGAATCGCTGACGCTGGAGAACCTGGGCCTGGCGCTGCATGACGCGAGCAACCCGCAGGCCCGGTGGCTCCTGGAGGGCTACTTCAGCCTCAAGCGGCAGGTGCTATTGGAGCTTCTGGCTGATTGCTGCGCGCGGGCCTCGGACCTCGACTTGGACCGACTGGGGAGCACGTGCTTCCAGCTCCAGGACGCGGCGCGCTGGGAGCCGGGGGAAACCTGCGCCCAGGTGGAATTCGAGTTGCTACGGCAGGCAGCGCGGGTGGCAGCGCGTCCCGGGCACGTGCTCCTCGTTCAGTCCCTGCAGCGAGCCTTCATGGGAGGAGCCGCCCGGTTGCTGCCACTCATGGGCGGAGAGGCGCTGCGCGAGTGGGCCTTCCGCGTGATGACGATCCTGCACGAGCGCGACGTGCAGGCGCTTCAGCACGAGCTGCCGGCACTGCTGAAGGCTCGCGATGAGCTCGTGCTGAATGCCTTCGCCCCTGCGCCCCAAGCACCTGCGCCTTCCGAGGCCCCATGCACCCAGGAGGACCTGCTCAGCCCCCCTATGTCAGCCACCGTGCGGGGCGATGCTCTGGAGACACTCCCCTGCGCTGAGGAGCGTGACCTCGGCGCTCCTGCGTCAGTCCCTGGGCAGGACGAGTCGTTGAAGGCACGCCTCGGCGTGGAGGAGCATGGATTCGACTGCCTCGTGGCAACCGCGGAGCAGTACACGTCACCGGAGGCCATCCCTGGAGAGGCAGAGCAGGGCCCTTGCCATCTCGCGACAGCCGCCGAGGAGAACGCGGCGCTCGGGGTTGCACTCAGCCCCCATATGGAGGCCCTCTTCGTGACGCCGCACAGCGGGAAACCACCGTCTCCAGTCGCTCCGGGACTCTCCGCCTGTGAGCTCCAAGGGGAATGCACCAAGCAGAGCGTGGCCGATGCGGCCTTGGAAAACCCGTCCAACTGTCGGTCCGGTTGGGGCGTCGCGTCTCCAGAGAAGGGTCTCCAGCCCGAGGCGCCCCCACCTATCTCTGTCACCCAACACGCGTGA
- a CDS encoding ornithine cyclodeaminase family protein, with translation MRTLLLNRSAVARNIQALLLLDDLREAFRTDVLARTVAPQRVRAPLHSVGTAMVLFPGCVPGIPAYTVKVHSKFPAQKPAIQGVVHLHDLVTGGLLAVMDSGHLTAVRTGVVGALAADVLARPDATRVAVIGAGRQGVLQLKQLRLVRTLSQVRVYDTNIAHANAYAQRMYQELNLPVRVETSVADAVADADIVVTATWSHQPFLHAGMVQPGTHITALGADEPGKAELSQDLLEQSLFVCDHRGLSVSTGAAGAVGLTEAAIHAELGEVLAGLKPGRTSQEQVTVFAGVGLPFQDLAAAWHVYQAATGDEDVPTLDFNE, from the coding sequence ATGCGCACCCTCCTGCTCAACCGCTCCGCCGTGGCCCGCAACATCCAGGCACTCCTGCTCCTGGACGACCTGCGCGAGGCCTTCCGCACCGACGTCCTGGCCCGCACGGTGGCCCCACAGCGCGTGCGAGCGCCGCTGCACTCGGTGGGCACCGCGATGGTGCTCTTCCCCGGCTGCGTGCCCGGCATCCCCGCGTACACGGTGAAGGTGCACTCGAAGTTCCCCGCGCAGAAGCCCGCCATCCAGGGCGTGGTGCACCTGCACGACCTGGTGACCGGAGGGCTGCTCGCGGTGATGGACTCCGGCCACCTCACCGCCGTGCGCACCGGCGTGGTGGGCGCGCTGGCCGCGGACGTGCTGGCCCGGCCGGACGCGACGCGCGTGGCGGTGATTGGCGCCGGCCGCCAGGGCGTGCTCCAGCTCAAGCAGCTGCGGCTGGTGCGCACGCTCAGCCAGGTGCGCGTCTACGACACCAACATCGCGCACGCGAACGCCTACGCGCAGCGCATGTACCAGGAGCTGAACCTGCCCGTGCGCGTGGAGACGTCCGTGGCGGATGCCGTGGCGGACGCGGACATCGTGGTGACGGCGACGTGGAGCCACCAGCCCTTCCTGCACGCGGGCATGGTGCAGCCGGGCACGCACATCACCGCGCTGGGCGCGGACGAGCCGGGCAAGGCGGAGCTGTCCCAGGACCTGCTCGAGCAATCGCTGTTCGTCTGCGACCACCGGGGCTTGAGCGTCTCCACCGGCGCGGCGGGCGCGGTGGGGCTCACGGAGGCCGCCATCCACGCGGAGCTGGGCGAGGTCCTCGCGGGCCTCAAGCCCGGGCGCACGTCCCAGGAACAGGTGACGGTGTTCGCCGGGGTGGGCCTGCCCTTCCAGGACCTGGCCGCCGCGTGGCACGTGTACCAGGCGGCGACCGGCGATGAGGACGTGCCCACGCTCGACTTCAACGAGTAG
- a CDS encoding AAA family ATPase — translation MRLDRVTIRNYKSIKSIELRIPQKEEQRQGSADFLSIVGENNAGKSSILEAIRLACSASMKASEEQFPGNASSNGPIVVELEFDQLTDSDRQLDALKDNTFFDGTQQRYRLKRVWKAIGASAENWSYSPDRPTTYQLTGWSSNKKNLKQLGTTDERWKSLLEHASKEVSISKLTQEHLIKSARELQSPLLTESKEAWMQYPGSIATALEAALPSVIYVPALRETSEETDVGSKQSAIRKIVKALFDQQLANHECVIRFKSAADELQELFATEGKHRIVASMEEKLTEKFQELINIRAELKFTTPDVTSDLASSTEFRVLDGALSTRPDNQGHGAQRSIVLALLQLYVEQNRQSASRERQHMLFLIEEPEIYLHPGMCRKMRDTLLKIAQSGVGQVLCTTHSPVFLDLADRHDGIVILRKKDGHPEAHQRTGDVFDQSATDKEQRARLRMLLNFDPAVNEAFFSEKVCLVEGDCELAAIDAVARKLCESGELNWARYLLARRATTIINCRGKWTIPAFQKVLNAFGIHYRVIYDLDEGNQADLANEQIEALLKEGGMSLTHAPNFEKFIFGETWRTDKPWTVTKRIDEASECNERLLEFFEFALGQPLSELRPESVASTAAEPVPPQVNRPRRRNLRNRLKEFKVPHDVIQSARRVDQIFRVAAGPSFAPRPDQDTFSHSIDGTKIDAFAVVAGHSMADTLQDNDVVALRILQGVNLEPMQEADAHTNTTLPSVIENDGIYVLAHNDYIDQKSYTMKRVRISVLPDGNWRGDISADNPETSWGDRGLIQIRKTDRIHFAAQVIGIVRSNDEQPTPVALQELTLVPTEQDPVFEEN, via the coding sequence ATGAGGTTGGACCGAGTCACCATCCGGAACTACAAGTCCATCAAGTCGATCGAGCTGCGAATTCCTCAAAAGGAAGAGCAGCGACAGGGCTCCGCGGACTTCCTTTCCATCGTTGGAGAGAACAACGCAGGGAAGTCCTCCATCCTGGAGGCCATCCGGCTGGCATGCAGCGCCAGCATGAAGGCCTCGGAGGAGCAGTTTCCCGGCAACGCTTCCAGTAACGGGCCCATCGTGGTCGAACTCGAGTTCGACCAATTGACCGACAGCGACCGTCAGCTCGACGCCCTCAAAGACAACACCTTCTTCGATGGCACCCAGCAGCGCTACCGGCTGAAGCGAGTCTGGAAGGCGATCGGCGCCAGTGCGGAAAACTGGTCGTACAGTCCTGATCGGCCGACGACCTACCAACTCACGGGCTGGTCATCGAACAAGAAGAACCTCAAGCAACTGGGGACGACGGACGAGCGATGGAAGTCCCTGCTCGAGCATGCCTCCAAGGAGGTGAGCATCTCGAAGCTCACGCAAGAGCACCTCATTAAGTCGGCACGTGAGCTCCAATCGCCTCTGCTCACGGAAAGCAAAGAAGCGTGGATGCAGTACCCAGGCAGCATCGCGACCGCCCTTGAAGCGGCCCTTCCCAGCGTCATCTACGTCCCCGCGCTTCGCGAAACCAGCGAGGAGACCGACGTGGGCTCCAAGCAGTCGGCGATCCGGAAGATCGTCAAAGCCTTGTTCGACCAGCAACTGGCGAATCACGAATGCGTCATCCGGTTCAAGTCAGCGGCGGATGAACTCCAGGAACTCTTCGCGACCGAGGGCAAGCACCGGATCGTGGCCTCCATGGAGGAGAAGCTGACGGAGAAGTTCCAGGAGCTCATCAACATCCGTGCGGAGCTCAAGTTCACCACTCCAGATGTGACCTCGGACCTCGCGAGCAGCACCGAGTTCAGGGTGTTGGATGGAGCCCTGTCCACGAGACCGGACAACCAGGGCCACGGCGCCCAGCGCTCCATCGTCCTCGCCCTGCTCCAGTTGTACGTGGAGCAGAACAGGCAGAGCGCTTCGCGCGAGCGCCAACACATGCTGTTCCTGATTGAGGAGCCTGAAATCTACCTGCATCCCGGCATGTGCCGGAAAATGCGGGACACCCTGCTGAAGATTGCGCAGAGCGGTGTCGGGCAGGTGCTCTGCACGACGCACTCGCCCGTCTTCCTCGACCTCGCGGACCGCCACGATGGCATTGTCATCCTGAGGAAGAAGGATGGACATCCCGAGGCCCATCAACGCACTGGGGACGTCTTCGACCAGTCCGCCACCGACAAGGAACAGCGTGCGCGGCTCAGGATGCTGCTCAACTTCGATCCGGCTGTGAACGAAGCCTTCTTCTCGGAGAAGGTCTGCCTGGTCGAGGGTGACTGTGAACTCGCGGCAATCGACGCCGTCGCCAGGAAGCTTTGCGAGTCCGGGGAGCTCAACTGGGCCAGATACCTCCTGGCCAGACGTGCCACCACGATCATCAACTGCCGTGGCAAGTGGACCATCCCCGCGTTCCAGAAGGTCCTCAACGCCTTCGGCATCCACTACCGCGTCATCTACGACCTGGATGAAGGAAACCAGGCCGACCTGGCGAACGAGCAGATCGAGGCGCTGCTGAAGGAAGGCGGGATGAGCCTCACCCACGCGCCGAACTTCGAGAAGTTCATTTTTGGCGAGACCTGGCGGACCGACAAACCGTGGACCGTCACCAAGCGAATCGATGAGGCCTCCGAATGCAATGAGCGCCTCCTCGAGTTCTTCGAGTTCGCATTGGGCCAGCCCCTTTCGGAGTTGCGACCGGAGTCCGTCGCGTCCACCGCGGCCGAGCCCGTGCCCCCACAGGTCAATCGCCCCAGGCGCCGCAATCTCCGGAACAGACTCAAGGAGTTCAAGGTCCCCCACGACGTCATCCAATCAGCACGTCGGGTGGATCAAATCTTCCGCGTCGCCGCGGGCCCGAGCTTCGCCCCTCGTCCGGACCAGGACACGTTCTCGCACTCCATCGACGGTACGAAGATCGATGCCTTCGCGGTCGTGGCGGGTCACTCGATGGCGGACACCCTCCAGGACAATGACGTCGTGGCCCTCAGGATCCTCCAAGGAGTCAACCTGGAACCCATGCAGGAAGCGGACGCCCATACGAACACCACATTGCCGAGTGTCATCGAGAACGATGGCATCTACGTCCTCGCCCATAACGACTACATCGATCAGAAGTCCTACACCATGAAGCGGGTCCGAATCTCCGTGCTCCCTGACGGAAACTGGCGCGGCGACATCTCCGCGGACAATCCCGAAACGAGCTGGGGCGACCGGGGCCTCATCCAGATCCGAAAGACGGACCGCATCCACTTCGCGGCGCAGGTCATCGGGATTGTCAGGAGCAACGACGAGCAACCCACTCCTGTGGCATTGCAGGAACTCACCCTGGTTCCGACGGAGCAGGACCCGGTCTTCGAGGAGAACTGA